The DNA window AGTATGGAATTCAGTTTTTATTTGACAGTGTGACAGATGTCGATTTCGATAAAAAACAAGTACGCACCGCAAAAGGTGAAAAAATCAGCTATGACAAATTGGTGCTCTCACCTGGAATTGACTTTCGTTTTGAAGACCATGAAGGCCTTGACGCTGAAGTAGCCGCTTCTCAGGTACCGCATGCCTACAAAGCAGGCCCGCAAACCCTATTACTTCGTGATCAAGTTCAAAGTATGCCTCAGGGTGGGACCTTTGTGCTTTCCCCACCAGCAGGTGAGTTTCGCTGTCCACCCGGCCCTTATGAGCGGGCGTCAATGTTTGCTGAGTGGATGCAAAAGCATAATCCAACCGGCAAGGTATTGATCCTTGACCCCAAGAACAACCATTCAAAATTTGGTCCTTTCCGTAAAGGCTGGGAGCGTTTGTATGGCTTTGGTAGTGACAATTCAATGATTGAATGGGTCTCATTAGACGAAGGTGGTAAGGTTATAGCAGTTGATCCTAAACGAAAAGTCGTCAAAACCGATCACGGCACAGAAATCAAATATGATGCGTGCAACCTTATACCTAATCAACGTGCAGGAAAAATCGCTCAACACCTTGGGTTAACCGATCAATCTGGATGGTGCCCAATCCAGCGCAATACTTTTGAGTCTGAAATTCAAAAGAACGTCTATGTTTTAGGCGACAGCTCGATCGCCGATGCGATGCCAAAATCTGGTAACGCTGCCAATACTCAAGCAAAAGTAGCGGCTAAAGCAATTGCGGCGGAATTAAAAGGTGAAACCCCAGGCAACGCAATCTTCTCTAACGTCTGCTTCAGCCTAGTCGGATCACGCTACGGTATTAGTATTTCAGCAATTTATGAAGTTCGTGATGGTCTCATTAAACCTAAAGGTAAATCAGCCGGTGTCTCGCCAATTATCGACTCACCTGCGCAGGCCTCGCTTGAAGCCGTTTACCAAAAAAATTGGCACCGCA is part of the Thiomicrospira microaerophila genome and encodes:
- a CDS encoding NAD(P)/FAD-dependent oxidoreductase; translation: MNNNLPTFSRRELIKHFGLGAVALSGLFGASHQAFAKNAQHVLVVGGGIGGATFAKYLRFADSDVKITVIEPNKEYITCLRTNDVMVDLHTLDELTFSYDTLRNQYGIQFLFDSVTDVDFDKKQVRTAKGEKISYDKLVLSPGIDFRFEDHEGLDAEVAASQVPHAYKAGPQTLLLRDQVQSMPQGGTFVLSPPAGEFRCPPGPYERASMFAEWMQKHNPTGKVLILDPKNNHSKFGPFRKGWERLYGFGSDNSMIEWVSLDEGGKVIAVDPKRKVVKTDHGTEIKYDACNLIPNQRAGKIAQHLGLTDQSGWCPIQRNTFESEIQKNVYVLGDSSIADAMPKSGNAANTQAKVAAKAIAAELKGETPGNAIFSNVCFSLVGSRYGISISAIYEVRDGLIKPKGKSAGVSPIIDSPAQASLEAVYQKNWHRTFVKDVFG